One stretch of Aeromicrobium fastidiosum DNA includes these proteins:
- the rpsL gene encoding 30S ribosomal protein S12 yields MPTINQLVRKGRQRKVVKTTTPALKGSPQRRGVCTRVYTTTPKKPNSALRKVARVKLSSGTEVTAYIPGEGHNLQEHSIVLVRGGRVKDLPGVRYKIIRGALDTQAVKGRKQARSLYGAKKEKK; encoded by the coding sequence GTGCCCACGATCAACCAGCTGGTCCGCAAGGGCCGTCAGCGCAAGGTCGTCAAGACGACGACCCCCGCGCTCAAGGGATCCCCTCAGCGTCGCGGTGTCTGCACCCGCGTCTACACCACCACCCCGAAGAAGCCCAACTCCGCGCTGCGCAAGGTCGCGCGCGTGAAGCTCTCGAGTGGTACCGAGGTCACTGCATACATTCCCGGCGAGGGCCACAACCTGCAGGAGCACTCGATCGTGCTCGTGCGCGGTGGCCGTGTGAAGGACCTTCCCGGCGTTCGCTACAAGATCATCCGTGGCGCCCTCGACACGCAGGCCGTCAAGGGACGCAAGCAGGCTCGCAGCCTGTACGGCGCCAAGAAGGAGAAGAAGTAA
- a CDS encoding acyltransferase family protein yields the protein MSALDPLPVATSPPKERVAYLDNARYWVMLLVVIGHSLTELVVMDSAKGVYTWIYLFHMPFFILISGYTARHYIGDFRQIRRIVSTLIVPYLLVELSLQLITRHYDGKPENLMILSPQWLGWFLAALFIWRITTPIWRALKYPITTSIVISLLAGLIEIPNVLALPKVLALLPFWVIGLHMNRELFMRLGDVRIRIASVVVLVTSFVICQLYASDWTTQWLLWKDRYSEDPLDASPWGGIATRGSLLLVGALLTFATLSLIPRARSITTVLGGRTFYCYLLHGFIIILLDRQFDLWARLEQYGAASVVGCMVVAVVVANLLMTKPVSTAFRPLFEPKLTWLFREAEPPSVRVPASSVEAAAATPTAAATQAPVTAP from the coding sequence ATGAGTGCTCTCGACCCGCTTCCGGTGGCCACGTCTCCCCCCAAGGAGCGCGTGGCCTATCTCGACAACGCCCGCTACTGGGTCATGCTGCTGGTCGTCATCGGCCACTCGCTGACCGAGCTCGTCGTGATGGACTCCGCCAAGGGCGTCTACACCTGGATCTACCTGTTCCACATGCCGTTCTTCATCCTGATCTCGGGCTACACCGCACGCCACTACATCGGCGACTTCCGGCAGATCCGCCGCATCGTCAGCACGCTGATCGTCCCGTACCTGCTGGTCGAGCTGAGCCTGCAGCTCATCACGCGCCACTACGACGGCAAGCCCGAGAACCTCATGATCCTGTCGCCGCAGTGGCTCGGCTGGTTCCTCGCGGCCCTGTTCATCTGGCGCATCACGACCCCCATCTGGCGGGCCCTGAAGTACCCCATCACGACCTCGATCGTGATCTCCCTGCTCGCCGGCCTGATCGAGATCCCCAACGTCCTCGCCCTGCCCAAGGTGCTGGCGTTGTTGCCGTTCTGGGTCATCGGGCTGCACATGAACCGCGAGCTGTTCATGCGGCTCGGCGACGTGCGCATCCGCATCGCCTCGGTCGTCGTGCTGGTGACGTCGTTCGTCATCTGCCAGCTGTACGCGAGCGACTGGACGACGCAGTGGCTGCTCTGGAAGGACCGCTACTCCGAGGACCCCCTCGACGCCAGCCCGTGGGGTGGCATCGCGACGCGAGGCTCGCTGCTGCTGGTCGGAGCTCTGCTGACGTTCGCGACGCTGTCGCTGATCCCGCGGGCACGCTCCATCACGACGGTGCTGGGCGGCCGGACGTTCTACTGCTACCTGCTGCACGGCTTCATCATCATCCTGCTCGACCGTCAGTTCGACCTGTGGGCGCGGCTCGAGCAGTACGGTGCGGCGTCGGTCGTGGGCTGCATGGTCGTGGCTGTCGTGGTGGCCAACCTGCTGATGACCAAGCCGGTGTCAACGGCCTTCCGGCCGCTGTTCGAGCCCAAGCTGACGTGGCTGTTCCGCGAGGCGGAGCCGCCCTCCGTGCGGGTGCCTGCCTCATCCGTCGAGGCGGCCGCCGCGACGCCAACTGCCGCCGCGACGCAGGCTCCGGTCACGGCGCCGTGA
- a CDS encoding GntR family transcriptional regulator has product MTRTSTTDRVFASLRESIVTGEFPAGSLHSIYRLADLLGVSRTPVREAVLRLADIGLVAIERNRGVRIRGVTVADVRAAFELRLMVEVPAAALAAAHADAATVATIRAELDHMRRHAAADDEPSFTAHDRRLHEAIAGAMGNARLRTEVATLRDSIQSRGASTIRRSRGMVELAQEHAPVVEAIETRDPQGAAAHMEAHLVRTATLLMEQVAVDGDEVVDPDWSRPLRDHLYVPGRSATIQPLSQ; this is encoded by the coding sequence GTGACGCGCACCTCGACGACCGACCGGGTCTTCGCCTCGCTGCGCGAGTCGATCGTGACGGGCGAGTTCCCGGCCGGCTCGCTGCACTCGATCTACCGGTTGGCCGATCTGCTGGGGGTGTCCCGCACGCCGGTGCGCGAGGCCGTCCTGCGCCTCGCCGACATCGGACTGGTCGCGATCGAGCGCAACCGGGGCGTGCGCATCCGCGGCGTCACGGTCGCCGACGTGCGGGCGGCGTTCGAGCTGCGGCTCATGGTCGAGGTGCCGGCAGCGGCGCTCGCGGCGGCCCACGCCGACGCCGCCACGGTCGCGACGATCCGGGCCGAGCTCGACCACATGCGCCGGCACGCGGCGGCCGACGACGAGCCGTCCTTCACGGCCCACGACCGCCGGTTGCACGAGGCGATCGCGGGGGCCATGGGCAATGCCCGGCTGAGGACGGAGGTCGCGACGCTGCGCGACTCGATCCAGTCCCGTGGAGCGTCCACGATCCGCCGGTCGCGGGGGATGGTCGAGCTGGCCCAGGAGCACGCGCCCGTCGTCGAGGCGATCGAGACCCGTGACCCGCAGGGCGCGGCGGCCCACATGGAGGCGCACCTCGTCCGCACCGCGACGCTCCTGATGGAGCAGGTGGCCGTCGACGGCGACGAGGTCGTCGACCCCGACTGGTCACGACCCCTGCGGGACCACCTCTACGTGCCGGGTCGCTCGGCGACGATCCAACCGCTCTCGCAGTAG
- a CDS encoding NUDIX hydrolase, translated as MPEAIRTQRLGAYAVAFDGDRILLTRISHVGYPAGTWTLPGGGVDHGESPHDAVVRELYEETGLQALSSRLVDVHDVHVVAAGRGDRYEDYHGVHLLYAVTVDPAITPRVVDVGGTTDVAVWVPIGDVGSVVAPVLPMVEHVLAHADEFGAGQARTDQARGGE; from the coding sequence GTGCCCGAGGCCATCCGCACGCAGAGGCTCGGTGCGTATGCCGTGGCCTTCGACGGTGACCGCATCCTGCTGACCCGCATCTCGCACGTCGGCTACCCCGCGGGCACGTGGACGCTGCCCGGCGGCGGAGTCGACCACGGGGAGTCGCCGCACGACGCCGTGGTGCGCGAGCTGTACGAGGAGACGGGCCTGCAGGCGCTGTCGTCACGCCTGGTCGACGTCCACGACGTCCATGTGGTGGCGGCCGGCCGTGGTGATCGCTACGAGGACTACCACGGCGTGCACCTGCTCTACGCCGTCACCGTCGACCCCGCCATCACGCCGCGGGTCGTCGACGTCGGCGGCACGACGGATGTCGCGGTCTGGGTGCCGATCGGCGACGTGGGGTCAGTCGTGGCACCCGTGCTGCCGATGGTCGAGCACGTGCTGGCCCACGCCGACGAGTTCGGTGCCGGTCAGGCCCGCACCGATCAGGCCCGCGGCGGCGAGTAG
- a CDS encoding cutinase family protein, translating to MNHRLTRAAATLVALLLLSGCSPRADDPVRTPTGPLLTARTCADLVVIGARGSMQSADRNLGVGTEVRVTVEQLARRLRQRADVTVHMEPVLYDSSPTPTAAGFLRNTAAGGRLALDRLASLAAECPSSRFALVGFSQGAHVVHTAAMSVPPSVRSRVALIAMIADPTDNPGDPIARWSYAAQPTGGHGRLGAGPQIPTPLRHAAISFCVAGDAICNDRGAPGSGQSPTHKHFYERPANAAITAEQLDRVLRRNGV from the coding sequence GTGAACCATCGGCTGACCCGTGCAGCCGCCACCCTCGTAGCGCTCCTGCTCCTCAGCGGATGCTCGCCGCGCGCGGACGATCCGGTCCGCACGCCCACGGGTCCCCTGCTGACGGCTCGCACGTGCGCCGATCTCGTCGTGATCGGGGCCCGCGGCTCGATGCAGAGCGCCGATCGCAACCTCGGCGTCGGCACGGAGGTGCGTGTCACGGTCGAGCAGCTGGCTAGGCGGCTCCGTCAGCGCGCCGACGTCACGGTGCACATGGAGCCGGTCCTGTACGACTCGTCGCCGACGCCGACGGCCGCCGGTTTCCTGCGCAACACCGCGGCCGGTGGCCGGCTGGCCCTCGACCGCCTGGCGTCACTGGCCGCGGAGTGCCCGTCGAGCCGGTTCGCCCTCGTCGGCTTCAGCCAGGGCGCCCACGTCGTGCACACCGCCGCGATGTCGGTGCCGCCGTCCGTGAGGTCTCGCGTGGCGCTCATCGCGATGATCGCCGATCCCACGGACAACCCGGGCGACCCCATCGCCCGCTGGTCCTACGCGGCCCAGCCGACGGGCGGCCACGGACGCCTCGGAGCCGGCCCCCAAATCCCGACCCCGCTTCGCCATGCGGCAATCAGCTTCTGCGTCGCCGGCGACGCGATCTGCAACGACCGGGGCGCGCCGGGCAGCGGCCAGTCGCCGACCCACAAGCACTTCTACGAGCGGCCTGCGAACGCCGCGATCACCGCTGAGCAGCTCGACCGGGTGCTCCGGCGCAACGGCGTCTAG
- a CDS encoding hydroxyacid-oxoacid transhydrogenase gives MSVFHPQHPESVFTYGAPGLKFGVGARHELGHDLAQLGARRVLLVTDPGVFATGAPTEIAESLRAASVEAVVFDRSRVEPTDASLEEAIAFARSEGPFDAIVAVGGGSSIDTAKAVNLLVTNEGELMDYVNAPVGRARPPENALLPLVAVPTTTGTGSESTTICVLDVVSQHVKTGISHARLRPTLAVVDPELTLTQPAGVTAASGLDILCHALESYTARPFTSYEHKQADQRVPYCGANPIADMWSEKALSLMAGSFRTAVRDGDDLDARTEVAMAATFAGLGFGNAGVHIPHANAYPIAGQVRDFRPEGYGADHAMVPHGMAVSLTAPAAFRFTFEASPERHVRAAELLAPDAVRPDDPAEFLPQVLAQIMRDVGIPSGIGAVGFDEGDVDSLVEGTMKQQRLLATAPLEVHEDDVATILGQSIEIWT, from the coding sequence ATGTCGGTCTTCCATCCCCAGCACCCCGAGTCGGTGTTCACCTACGGTGCTCCCGGCCTGAAGTTCGGCGTCGGCGCGCGGCACGAGCTCGGCCACGACCTGGCCCAGCTGGGTGCCCGCCGCGTGCTGCTCGTGACCGACCCCGGCGTGTTCGCGACGGGCGCGCCCACCGAGATCGCCGAGTCGCTGCGCGCTGCCTCGGTCGAAGCGGTCGTGTTCGACCGCTCGCGGGTCGAGCCCACCGACGCGAGCCTCGAGGAGGCGATCGCGTTCGCGCGGTCGGAGGGTCCGTTCGACGCCATCGTGGCCGTCGGCGGCGGCAGCAGCATCGACACCGCCAAGGCCGTCAACCTGCTCGTCACCAACGAGGGCGAGCTGATGGACTACGTCAACGCGCCCGTGGGCCGTGCCCGACCGCCCGAGAACGCTCTGCTGCCGCTCGTGGCCGTCCCCACCACGACCGGCACCGGCAGCGAGAGCACCACGATCTGCGTGCTCGACGTCGTGAGCCAGCACGTCAAGACCGGCATCTCGCACGCGCGGCTGCGTCCGACCCTCGCGGTCGTCGATCCCGAGCTGACGCTGACCCAGCCGGCGGGGGTCACGGCCGCCTCGGGTCTCGACATCCTGTGCCACGCGCTCGAGAGCTACACCGCGCGTCCGTTCACGTCCTACGAGCACAAGCAGGCCGACCAGCGGGTGCCCTACTGCGGAGCCAACCCCATCGCCGACATGTGGTCGGAGAAGGCGCTGAGCCTCATGGCCGGCTCGTTCCGCACGGCCGTCCGCGATGGTGACGACCTGGATGCCCGCACCGAGGTGGCCATGGCCGCGACGTTCGCGGGCCTCGGCTTCGGCAATGCCGGCGTGCACATCCCGCACGCCAACGCCTACCCGATCGCCGGTCAGGTGCGCGACTTCCGCCCTGAGGGCTACGGGGCGGACCACGCGATGGTGCCGCACGGCATGGCCGTCTCGCTGACCGCTCCCGCGGCCTTCCGGTTCACGTTCGAGGCCTCGCCCGAGCGGCACGTGCGCGCGGCCGAGCTGCTCGCACCTGATGCGGTGCGTCCCGACGACCCGGCCGAGTTCCTGCCGCAGGTGCTCGCGCAGATCATGCGCGACGTCGGCATCCCATCGGGCATCGGTGCCGTCGGCTTCGACGAGGGCGACGTCGACTCGCTGGTCGAGGGCACCATGAAGCAGCAGCGGCTGCTGGCCACTGCGCCGCTCGAGGTCCACGAGGACGACGTCGCGACGATCCTCGGCCAGTCGATCGAGATCTGGACGTGA
- a CDS encoding FAD-binding and (Fe-S)-binding domain-containing protein has product MTILEIATDVVGELRRLGVADVDDSSLTRALYSTDASLYRVVPQVVVRPRSTEEVLATIEACRSTGTPLTSRGAGTSIAGNAVGTGVVMDLTRHLNRVHDIDVEARTARVDPGVVHAVLQKAATPLGLRFGPDPSTHTRCTVGGMIGNNACGSRALAYGRTADNVVGLDLVTMAGEQLTVGRGEAPTSATLDDLRALVGANLATIRTEFGRFGRQVSGYSLEHLLPENGFDVATFMAGTEGTLATMTSATVRLVEDPPVRQILVLGYASMAEAADDVPALLPFGPTACEGLDSRIVDVYRAHRGAVPDLPRGQGWLFVEISGEHVGEVADTVARASRAASAVDHRVVTDGGEQAVLWRIREEGAGLATRTLPGKALSGWEDAAVPPEKLGTYLRELDALLKDRGLDGVPYGHFGDGCVHIRIDFPLDAEGGHQVFRQFLVDAATQVAALGGSLSGEHGDGRARSELLPLMYSGEAISLFEQVKAILDPGDLLNPGVLVRPAAVDADLRGPESIHSPGREQLSRRLGLRLLHDEGDLGKAVHRCTGVGKCIADNRGSNGVMCPSFQATRDEKDSTRGRARVLQEMIDGRLVTGGFRAPEVHEALDLCLSCKGCLNDCPTGIDMASYKSEVLHQSYKGRLRPRSHYVLGRLPFWARVTSPIAWLANLGLRTPGVRSIARWVAGVDQRRSLPMFATRRFTRTARPVLEQGRPKVVIWADSFTEFFSTAGGEAALRVLDGAGYDVEVLGRPQCCGLTWITTGQLDTAREMIGRAVDQLHPYVAAGVPVVGLEPSCLSVLRSDAVELVDDPRAVDVAAGVFTLAELLQRTEGWTPPDLTGSTLVVQPHCHQASVLGFDADMAIMTATGATIDRVSGCCGLAGNFGVEKGHYEVSVAVAEQQLMPAIRNAPAGTVVVADGFSCRTQLDDLASVEAVHLAQLLDPRPT; this is encoded by the coding sequence GTGACGATCCTCGAGATCGCCACGGACGTCGTCGGCGAGCTTCGTCGCCTCGGCGTCGCCGATGTCGACGACTCCAGCCTGACGCGTGCCCTCTACAGCACCGATGCCTCGCTCTACCGGGTCGTGCCGCAGGTCGTCGTGCGACCGCGCAGCACCGAGGAGGTGCTCGCGACGATCGAGGCCTGCCGTTCCACGGGCACCCCGCTGACGTCCCGTGGCGCCGGCACGTCGATCGCCGGCAACGCCGTCGGCACCGGCGTCGTCATGGACCTCACGCGGCACCTCAACCGCGTCCACGACATCGACGTCGAGGCCCGCACCGCCCGTGTCGACCCCGGGGTCGTGCACGCCGTGCTGCAGAAGGCCGCCACGCCGCTGGGCCTGCGGTTCGGCCCCGATCCGTCGACGCACACGCGCTGCACCGTCGGCGGGATGATCGGCAACAACGCCTGCGGCTCGCGGGCTCTCGCGTACGGCCGCACCGCCGACAACGTCGTCGGGCTCGACCTCGTGACGATGGCGGGGGAGCAGCTGACGGTCGGCCGGGGCGAGGCCCCCACGTCGGCGACGCTCGACGACCTGCGCGCCCTGGTCGGTGCGAACCTCGCGACGATCCGCACCGAGTTCGGCCGGTTCGGCCGGCAGGTGTCGGGCTACAGCCTCGAGCACCTGCTGCCTGAGAACGGCTTCGACGTCGCGACGTTCATGGCCGGTACCGAGGGCACGCTCGCGACCATGACATCGGCCACCGTCCGGCTCGTCGAGGACCCGCCGGTGCGCCAGATCCTCGTGCTCGGGTACGCCTCGATGGCCGAGGCCGCCGACGACGTCCCGGCGCTGCTGCCGTTCGGGCCCACGGCGTGCGAGGGGCTCGACTCGCGCATCGTCGACGTCTACCGCGCCCACCGCGGTGCCGTGCCCGACCTGCCGCGTGGACAGGGCTGGCTGTTCGTCGAGATCTCCGGCGAGCACGTCGGCGAGGTCGCCGACACCGTGGCACGTGCCTCGCGCGCCGCGTCGGCGGTCGACCACCGCGTCGTCACCGACGGCGGCGAGCAGGCCGTGCTGTGGCGCATCCGCGAGGAGGGCGCCGGTCTCGCGACGCGCACCTTGCCCGGCAAGGCCCTCTCGGGCTGGGAGGACGCCGCGGTGCCGCCCGAGAAGCTCGGCACCTACCTGCGCGAGCTCGACGCCCTGCTCAAGGACCGCGGCCTCGACGGCGTCCCCTACGGCCACTTCGGCGACGGCTGCGTGCACATCCGCATCGACTTCCCGCTCGACGCCGAGGGTGGCCACCAGGTCTTCCGGCAGTTCCTCGTCGACGCCGCGACGCAGGTCGCGGCGCTCGGCGGTTCGCTGTCGGGCGAGCACGGCGACGGACGGGCCCGCTCCGAGCTGCTGCCCCTGATGTACTCGGGCGAGGCCATCTCGCTGTTCGAGCAGGTCAAGGCGATCCTCGATCCCGGCGACCTGCTCAACCCCGGGGTGCTCGTGCGTCCCGCCGCGGTCGACGCCGACCTGCGCGGCCCCGAGTCGATCCACTCGCCGGGTCGCGAGCAGCTGTCGCGGCGGCTCGGCCTGCGCCTGCTGCACGACGAGGGAGACCTCGGCAAGGCCGTGCACCGCTGCACCGGCGTCGGCAAGTGCATCGCCGACAACCGGGGTTCCAACGGCGTCATGTGCCCGTCGTTCCAGGCCACGCGCGACGAGAAGGACAGCACCCGCGGTCGCGCCCGCGTGCTGCAGGAGATGATCGACGGCCGACTCGTGACGGGCGGCTTCCGCGCGCCGGAGGTGCACGAGGCGCTCGACCTGTGCCTGTCGTGCAAGGGCTGCCTCAACGACTGCCCCACGGGCATCGACATGGCCAGCTACAAGTCCGAGGTGCTGCACCAGTCGTACAAGGGACGCCTGCGCCCGCGCAGTCACTACGTGCTGGGCCGGCTGCCGTTCTGGGCGCGCGTGACGTCGCCGATCGCCTGGCTCGCCAACCTGGGGCTGCGCACGCCCGGGGTCCGCTCGATCGCGCGATGGGTCGCCGGCGTCGACCAGCGCCGCAGCCTCCCGATGTTCGCGACCAGGCGGTTCACCCGCACCGCGCGACCCGTGCTCGAGCAGGGTCGCCCGAAGGTCGTCATCTGGGCCGACTCGTTCACGGAGTTCTTCTCGACGGCCGGGGGAGAGGCCGCTCTGCGCGTGCTCGACGGCGCGGGCTACGACGTCGAGGTGCTCGGCCGTCCCCAGTGCTGCGGCCTCACGTGGATCACGACGGGTCAGCTCGACACCGCGCGCGAGATGATCGGGCGAGCGGTCGACCAGCTGCACCCGTACGTCGCGGCGGGCGTCCCCGTCGTCGGCCTCGAGCCGTCGTGCCTGTCGGTCCTGCGGTCGGACGCCGTCGAGCTCGTCGACGACCCGCGTGCCGTCGACGTCGCGGCGGGGGTCTTCACCCTCGCCGAGCTGCTGCAGCGCACCGAGGGATGGACGCCGCCCGACCTCACCGGATCGACCCTGGTGGTGCAGCCGCACTGCCACCAGGCCTCGGTGCTGGGATTCGACGCCGACATGGCGATCATGACCGCGACCGGCGCGACGATCGACCGGGTGTCCGGCTGCTGCGGGCTGGCCGGCAACTTCGGCGTCGAGAAGGGCCACTATGAGGTCTCGGTCGCGGTGGCCGAGCAGCAGCTCATGCCGGCGATCCGCAACGCGCCGGCGGGCACGGTCGTCGTCGCCGACGGGTTCTCGTGCCGTACGCAGCTCGACGACCTCGCGTCGGTCGAGGCCGTCCACCTCGCGCAGCTGCTCGACCCGCGTCCGACATGA
- a CDS encoding maleylpyruvate isomerase family mycothiol-dependent enzyme, producing MTGVPQIDHLTLLEEATRRFASLVREASGDEPVPACDPWVVRDLVEHLGTVHRWAASIVLSGQRLVEPEPLVVGDPADWYAGTATALLAALRAVDPAEPVPNFSRIDETAAFWPRRQLLETTVHVVDLLQALGRDESQWAVPAELAADGIDEVLRIFFPRMTAGGARPHVRSRIRLVAADLDRSWVVAPAEEEAGSPVQLDATADADAVVSGTASDLYLALWHRVPRERLQFDGDDGIALLDGPTTP from the coding sequence ATGACCGGCGTGCCGCAGATCGACCACCTGACACTGCTGGAGGAGGCGACACGCCGCTTCGCGTCCCTCGTCCGGGAGGCGTCGGGCGACGAGCCCGTCCCGGCCTGCGACCCATGGGTCGTGCGTGACCTCGTCGAGCACCTCGGCACGGTGCACCGGTGGGCGGCGTCGATCGTCCTCAGCGGGCAGCGCCTGGTCGAGCCGGAGCCGCTGGTCGTCGGCGACCCGGCCGACTGGTACGCCGGCACGGCCACCGCGCTGCTCGCCGCGTTGCGCGCGGTCGACCCGGCCGAGCCGGTGCCCAACTTCTCGCGCATCGACGAGACGGCGGCGTTCTGGCCTCGCCGGCAGCTGCTCGAGACGACGGTCCACGTCGTCGACCTGCTGCAGGCGCTCGGACGCGACGAGTCGCAGTGGGCCGTCCCTGCCGAGCTCGCCGCCGACGGCATCGACGAGGTGCTGCGGATCTTCTTCCCGCGGATGACCGCAGGGGGCGCACGTCCCCACGTGCGCTCGCGCATCCGTCTGGTCGCCGCCGATCTCGACCGGTCGTGGGTCGTCGCGCCCGCCGAGGAGGAGGCGGGCTCTCCCGTGCAGCTCGACGCGACGGCCGACGCCGATGCCGTGGTCTCCGGGACGGCCTCCGACCTGTACCTCGCCCTGTGGCACCGCGTCCCGCGCGAGCGCCTGCAGTTCGACGGTGACGACGGCATCGCGCTGCTCGACGGCCCGACGACGCCCTGA